In the genome of Primulina eburnea isolate SZY01 chromosome 13, ASM2296580v1, whole genome shotgun sequence, the window caacgggaacaagtaaaccagtgcttgtgtgaccctcagtGGTTCAGGTATACAGCtaaccgtgggttcacaactctttgtgattcaggaagTTTTCCTTTATttgggcttaccctaatttgccTCATTCCATGCATCAACATTTGGTCACAGGAATTTcagaaataatttttctgattaaacccatcaaatcatgataagagcgtctaatagcatcgccccattattcactaggtatcactgatagtgtgtgcaagaaccagtcgattatgattaacgtacagtacggtcctttcatctcatatatcctgatcgaATCTGCAGCCATTgattcatcgagggttgcatattaatttgaTAGCTATGTGATACAATCATAAAACATTAATAGTGTCATCTCACGTACAACTAGAGAACTCTTTCCCTAATGTACATCCCACACTCTAGCAAGAGATTTCATGCAATATTATTtcgttagatcacataggatattcacacccataggtgagcggtgaattcccgactacaatacACTGGCTCTTACACATTTCGCAATTGCACCCAACATCGCGACCTTGTGACCTCCGCGGAgttggtaaacgagtcaaagcacaatccTAATATGTAGAGCGTCAGtgttgtcccgagtcataaggactaatcaTGTACAATCACAACCACAGACTTTtcttctcgatgaatgataaccacttgaaaagtccgagggagggttgttcggtacaaTCATCGTGTGATTACCCATCTGCATGATTTGACATCTATAAGccacacaacatcacagatgctagtctcaagctcaaacgACATTTATCCTCATTTTAGGCGGTTGAATCGACTAAGAACAAATTTAGAATATATAGTtattacaaatgagtttcaatatcgaattacgatttatttgtattaaagtTATAATCAATGACTTTATCTTTGCTGAtgggtatacaaataaagaaaaatgaaccataaaaatttaaattatattaaaataaagattgtttattacacttgagtcaataaattctctagACAATCGTTGGTTTGCCGAGCATCTACTATAACAAAAATTTCCATTTTTACAATTCAAACAAAGTTTAACAATAGATATCATAAAGTCCATGAAATATTCGTCATTTGCTGGATGGAGCgcgtagtagaaaacaaaatacCAAATTAACGAAAAATAAGCGAGGAAACTATTGAAATATTTTAGTTTGACCAATGAAGTTTTTCCTCTGATAAAATAGGTTTTCATTCCTCTTTCAGTTTCTCCAAAGTTCtccaatataataataaaaaatgcaCGTATTTAgacataaaaaaagaaaaataggaCATCAATCACAATGTTTTCACTTCTGCAAATGGACAATCCAAGATCCCTTAAATCTTAAAGAAGCTTCATAAACAGACTAATACACTTGGTTCAATATATTGGGGCAAAATACGAGTAATGTACCTCACAACATGATTAACCAATAAATATAATCACAATTACTTCTATCGTATAGTTTTGAGACATTGCAAAATCAAAGTACTCTATCACTTCTTAATCGACAAAGTATGATTCAAATTCCAATGataaaacaaatataaaaccgatatcatttaatttttttccaatttcaatttaatgatttaaagGACCAAAGCAATTAATGATAAATAATCTAgtattattttcatatttttagaaATTCACACAAACAATCTTATTTAAAAGCTTATAATGGTTGATGTCACCTTGTTGAAACATCTACCACTTAAAataatactaatttttttttaaattcattttcgaaaatatacaTCTTTAAGCATACATATGATAAAAGCTGAAAATTtcgtattttcaaaataaaagtaTTCAACTATCAGTAAAAAAAACTGTAGTTAAAATATGAAGAACGTCAAACCTTAGATTGTCgagaaaaaataattcaaaagtgAAGCATGCAAAAATCTTAGCaaccatcaacatataaaacggaAGCGTGTAGAAAAAGATCCAAATCACTCATATATCATAAACATGATGTGCGGAAGAAATAAAGTCCTCGGGTTTGCGTGCGCACATTCAACTCTGCCAACTCAGTCTTCGGCACCTCCAATCTCCTGATCAATATGCTCACctacatcattcacacctaatgAGTATAAAGATTTAACACATTTGTAATGTGATAacgagtacatatacataacatgcaatagggaaaagtactgtaatcaacatacattttatGATATTAAAGCGTAAATGTAAACGTGATAAAGCATACATGTCAAAGCATGtctcaacatatcatcatatacgtgttcatctcttttattgaattccgttcattagttATGACTtccgtatcagctctattcgatggattCATCTACGTATAACTGTGGTACCCGGCGGCTAAGACATCAGgcgacagtattacccatcTACTAAGCCTTGGACTTACagctcatcgtatacatatacatattagtcacaaccaactcttttccttcaaaacgtgtcatcattttcatcacttataaaaatcatgcatatacgtaattttccttaaaaccgagcatgcaacatatttttcataattttataaaaaatcatattcatgataacatatacatttcaaacatgtcaaaacgtgtTTAGGACGCTGCAAGGACTAAAAACTCGACACAGgtgcaaaatgactattttgcccctagaaaccctaattgaTCATTTTACCTTTGgacatcaaatttttcgacccGAAGTCAACCAAACACCCTAAACATAATTATAATcgtttcttagacgtaaaatcgAGCCCATTCAAGAACTACTAtaactcgttttaaaacttggattgGGATCCTAGTTTTAATCTGAATTAACTTGAAACTCAACCAAATCTTTCCAAACTTAAAACATAatttaatatcataaaatcataccTAAAATCCTCTCATTCGAGCATCCTAAAGTCCACAATAccttgttacagcttacttaatTTTTCTGCACTATGAAACGGCCGAAACCCGGCCTAGAGCACCATGGTTCCAATTTTCAACCCTAGCTCAACTCTAGGCTGGACCAGCCCTGAACTAGATCACCCTAGAACCAAGGCCAGCCCGAGGACCCCTTCCTGGACCCTTTTGTATTTTCCTGATTATCCCGGTCTCCGTTaatcgttcgagcgcgaaatgcaacttaaaaccctaatgcatgaaagtTTAAATTAACAATGAAGTAACACATATCCATGCAATACTCACgcaataaaatgcataaaaattattagtcacatattttaaataaaaattctagATTACATGAAGTCAGATTACATAATTCGAATTTCTTAAACCTTACATATATCCTTCCTTTTTAGGTAAAAAGATGGATCcctcttttaataataataaaaaaagtaaGACGTAAGGGTTGAAGATAAGGCAAGGGATAATATTATTCGGATAAGTTGAATAGGGGAGAAAATCTAATCATTTCTTCTTTCTTTGTTCGACTCTGAATCAGAATGAGAccatcataatattatatttacataaaattttaattattaaatttcatgataaatttaataataaattttataaaataatattaaactattacgatataggtattataaatataattattttgtttttgttttttgtttttcctCAATATTTGTGAAAGAAAGAAGGTAAACAAACCCTAAGCAAAAGCTGAGATCAAATTCATGGACATCCTAAAAGAGGAGTTGTTGAAGAAGAGGCAGAGCCTGTCGGAGGATGTCGGAGGCAAAAAGTTCTTCAAGCGTTCTGAAATCGAGCAGAAACGCCTTCAGCGTCTGCGAGAAGAGGAAAAACGGGAGGCCGAGGCCAAAGCCCTTCGCCACAAGAAATCGCAGCAAGAACAACAGAACGATGACCCTAATTCAACTTCAGGTCAGAATTCCAATCCCGAGATTCCCAAATCCATGCCCGAATCATCCTCTTCGAAGACCCTGGCCGACGAGAAAAAGATCGACGGTCTCAATCTACCGAAGCAAGAAGTCGTCCGCCGCCTCCGCTTCTTGAAACAGCCGGTGACCCTCTTTGGAGAAGACGATGAGGCGAGACTAGACCGTTTGAAGTATGTTCTAAAGGCTGGATTGTTTGAGGTGGATGATACTGATATGACGGAGGGGCAAACTAATGATTTCTTGCGCGATATTGTGGAGCTTAAGAATCGGCAGAAGTCGGGTATTCTGAGTGATAGGAAGAGGAAAGGGAGGGAGGACGCCGGGGAGGATGACGAGAGTGGAAGTCGGGATGATGATTTGAGTGGGGATGGGGGTTCCTCTGGTGTGGATCATGACAAGGATTTGAAACGAATGAAGGCGAATTTCGAGGAGTTGTGCCACGAGGATAAGATTCTAGTGTTCTTTAAGAAGCTGTTGAATGAGTGGAAACAGGAATTGGATGAGATGAGTGAGGCTGAAAAGAGGACGGCCAAAGGGAAGTCCATGGTAGCCACTTTCAAGCAATGTGCCCGTTATTTGAATCCTCTTTTCAAGTTCTGTAGGAAGAAGGTGACTGTCTTTTTTGTTATTACATATTGAAAGTTTGCTACTTTTCTTTCATTACTAGAACACTGAGAGCATCAAGTTCTGTTTTCTTGTTTACTAAACAGAAATGGAGTGGGGAAGTTAATGAGGGAGGCAGCATAATATAGATGATAAGGCACCATATTTTCTGTTTTAGATCAAATTTTGAAGATCTGCCTTTTGAGCACCTACCCGAATGCAATCTAAAAGAATTTTTTATGCATGGTATTGTAAAATTAATCGAATGTAATAGGGTAGTATGTCAAGAGGGTGTATGAAGATATACTGCTTATCACTTATCAGCCGCTTCACTTAGTCTGTAGATCATAGATGGATAATTACTTGTTGTATACCATTCTAATGATCCATGAATTTAACATCTGAATGCTGGTGGTTTACGTTCTGTTTTTATTCTTTATAGATTCTTCCTGACGATATTCGGCGAGCACTGCTGGTGGTTGTTGATTGTTGTACGAAACGTGACTACCTTGCCGCAATGGACCAGTACATCAAATTGGCTATTGGAAATGCTCCATGGCCCATTGGTGTTACTATGGTTGGTATCCATGAACGTTCTGCACGTGAAAAGATTTATACCAACAGTGTCGCACACATAATGAATGATGAGACAACTCGTAAGTATTTGCAATCTGTTAAGAGGCTGATGACTTTCTCCCAACGTCGGTATCCAACTATGCCTTCCAAAGCTGTTGAGTTCAACAGTCTTGCAAATGGCAGTGATTTGCAGTCGCTGTTAGCAGAGGAAATGTCATTTGGAGGGAATCATCAAAAGGAGAAGCTTCTATTGATGCCTGCTCCTAAAGAAGACTAGTTATAGTGATGATTATTAGATTCAAATTTTATGTCATAGCTTTATGGATTGAAACTTGGCGAATGAACACTGAGATTGAATGTAATTCTGATGAGAATTTTCACAAATACACGCCTGAATGTTTCGATCGGTGATGCTGTTAAAGGTATTTGGGAATTTTAATTTTGCTTCCATGTGCCCGTATTGTATGTATGGCCGTCACTAATATAAAGAAAAACGCTTATGTGAAATTATAAATGTTTTTAGTCATAACTCAATTTTTGGAACATGACTATAAATGTGCTGTATGTCACAGATTTAGTTCTCTTAGCTCACATGAGACTTTGGAATGCAACGTTGGAGTCCTTTTTCGAAAGTATGAACTGTCGCATTGGCCTACCTCGAGCACTGTTGAACATGCTATCCATAATTGAATTTGTAATAGAAGTACCATCCCATTTCCTTTATGCATATTCACCTTTATTTGCATGTATATGTTCTATTCTGAGGAAAGGTTTGGATAATGTACACATCCTAGAATTCATAAGATATGGAGCTTACATatctggttttttttttaaaattaatttaaattttaaaaataattcaaaaataatatgttGCAAATATATGGCAATCTGCGCTTTCCCACCGCAAGCGCGGACGCTCCTACGTGGAGCACCGTCTGCGCTTGCTAAGCGCGGACGGTGCtccatgtaatttttttttccgaTTTTTATTATCTTTTCGTTTACTTCGCTTTATTATGTACGTCCTGATCAATTCATGTGAAAGGCTGAAGATCTAAAAATTCACGTGATCTGAAATTTTTTTTACGTGAACTTCAATAATGCAAATATGAATAATCTTCACATTCTTATTCTCCGATatataagtgatgaaaaattGAACGAATGATTTAT includes:
- the LOC140810106 gene encoding uncharacterized protein, encoding MDILKEELLKKRQSLSEDVGGKKFFKRSEIEQKRLQRLREEEKREAEAKALRHKKSQQEQQNDDPNSTSGQNSNPEIPKSMPESSSSKTLADEKKIDGLNLPKQEVVRRLRFLKQPVTLFGEDDEARLDRLKYVLKAGLFEVDDTDMTEGQTNDFLRDIVELKNRQKSGILSDRKRKGREDAGEDDESGSRDDDLSGDGGSSGVDHDKDLKRMKANFEELCHEDKILVFFKKLLNEWKQELDEMSEAEKRTAKGKSMVATFKQCARYLNPLFKFCRKKILPDDIRRALLVVVDCCTKRDYLAAMDQYIKLAIGNAPWPIGVTMVGIHERSAREKIYTNSVAHIMNDETTRKYLQSVKRLMTFSQRRYPTMPSKAVEFNSLANGSDLQSLLAEEMSFGGNHQKEKLLLMPAPKED